A region of Mesorhizobium sp. M3A.F.Ca.ET.080.04.2.1 DNA encodes the following proteins:
- a CDS encoding LysR family transcriptional regulator encodes MRARQLEVFIAVMRAGTVTAAARMLNISQPALSQVLLHTEDELGFTLFERVKGRLRPTPEALEIFPDAERLSAGLEGLRRKTTDLRLGRAGLVRVAASPPPAMAILPRAFTAFRAQHPNILLRSHSAPIAAIVDMLRAGDASLGVAMDDRLPPDIEAEVIGSVGFACLLPAGHELQRKTELTLADLVGQELISYRGNTRPADELAHAARAEGAALSPSLEIDVSISAVGFVQAGLGIALVDALLPWHQFAGLAVRPLAAGPEFPIALLTSRARALSRADEMMRDEIRAACAAILDRQHPGA; translated from the coding sequence AGTGTTCATCGCCGTCATGCGCGCGGGCACCGTGACCGCCGCGGCCCGGATGCTGAACATCTCGCAGCCGGCGCTCAGCCAGGTGCTGCTTCACACCGAGGACGAGCTCGGCTTCACGCTGTTCGAGCGGGTGAAGGGCCGGCTGCGCCCGACACCGGAGGCGCTTGAGATCTTTCCCGATGCCGAGAGGCTGTCGGCCGGGCTCGAGGGCCTACGCCGCAAGACCACCGACCTGCGTCTCGGCCGAGCGGGCTTGGTGCGGGTCGCGGCCTCGCCGCCGCCGGCCATGGCGATATTGCCGCGCGCGTTCACCGCATTTAGGGCGCAGCATCCCAACATCTTGCTGCGCTCCCATAGCGCGCCGATCGCCGCGATCGTCGACATGCTGCGCGCCGGCGATGCCAGCCTCGGCGTCGCCATGGACGACCGCTTGCCTCCCGACATCGAGGCGGAGGTGATCGGCAGCGTCGGCTTCGCGTGCCTGCTGCCCGCCGGGCATGAGCTGCAGAGGAAAACCGAGCTGACGCTCGCCGATCTGGTCGGGCAGGAGCTGATCTCCTATCGCGGCAACACCCGGCCGGCCGACGAACTGGCCCACGCGGCCCGCGCTGAGGGCGCGGCGCTTTCGCCGTCGCTGGAGATCGACGTCTCCATCTCCGCGGTAGGCTTCGTTCAGGCCGGCCTGGGCATCGCCCTCGTCGACGCGCTGCTGCCATGGCACCAGTTTGCCGGGCTTGCCGTGAGGCCGCTGGCGGCCGGACCGGAGTTCCCGATCGCGCTGCTCACCTCGCGCGCCCGGGCGCTTTCGCGGGCCGATGAGATGATGCGGGATGAAATTCGCGCGGCCTGTGCCGCCATCCTGGATCGACAGCACCCAGGAGCATAA
- a CDS encoding hydantoinase/oxoprolinase family protein, whose product MDGGIATDAARNGADWKVGVDIGGTFIDFCALEANSGRVASLKVLTTPEDPGAELMTGLTLLAEREGFDPTHTTRFVHGTTVGINTIIQRKGAPLALFTNAGFEDVIELARLRMPDMYSLFCSRPDSLISRDMIFGIPARMRADGSESQAPDMAAVKSAVAAAKANGAQGIIVAFLHAWRNAAQEASVKAAIAGLAPDFFVFTSAEVWPVIREYERSSTAILNGYVHPRVSGYLTALEERLNGRGVPARPMLTKSNGGLMNAAEGKRACVNMLLSGTASGVIGASWLARQAGEDKVLTLDIGGTSADFALIIGGEAQFGTGELIGEFPLHIPSVSVSSIGVGGGSIASVDAQGVLRVGPESAGSTPGPACYGRGGTQPTVTDAMVVCGWLGHSEMAYGQLRIDTGLAHRAVGTLAARLGRPLEQTAQAILDIAVSEMFVGVEKLASRAGVDLRDFTLMPFGGGGPMLGAFLARELGMKRVMAPRRPGVVSALGGLVADLRGDFIRTIFSPLSAASLPAIRQAFEVLAQEGRDWLAAQGHDATAQLNLSCDMRYVGQSYEIEVVLSQEWLADDDAAGIEQAFHRTHEQLYDFHDPEGAIELVNVRLSAIGAGPALSFPEIDEIDTATVPARRLPVYTGLSVETVDLHDRQTLVPGSTFHGPAVVVQEDTTFVIPAGTQARVDRHLNLLLTFAE is encoded by the coding sequence ATGGATGGTGGCATCGCGACGGATGCAGCGCGGAACGGAGCCGACTGGAAAGTCGGCGTCGATATCGGCGGGACGTTCATCGATTTCTGTGCGCTCGAAGCAAATTCCGGGCGAGTGGCTTCGCTGAAGGTGCTGACGACGCCGGAAGATCCGGGCGCCGAGCTGATGACGGGTCTCACCCTTCTGGCCGAACGCGAAGGGTTCGATCCCACCCATACGACGCGCTTCGTGCACGGCACGACCGTCGGCATCAACACCATCATCCAGCGCAAGGGCGCGCCGCTCGCGCTGTTCACCAATGCCGGCTTCGAGGACGTGATCGAACTCGCGCGGCTTCGCATGCCCGATATGTATTCGCTGTTCTGCTCGCGGCCGGACTCGCTGATCTCGCGCGACATGATCTTCGGCATTCCGGCGCGCATGCGTGCCGACGGAAGCGAATCCCAGGCGCCTGACATGGCGGCTGTGAAAAGCGCGGTCGCTGCCGCGAAAGCGAACGGGGCGCAAGGGATTATCGTCGCCTTCCTGCATGCCTGGCGCAACGCAGCCCAGGAAGCCTCGGTCAAGGCGGCGATCGCAGGCCTTGCGCCCGACTTCTTCGTCTTCACTTCGGCCGAGGTCTGGCCGGTCATCCGCGAATATGAGCGCAGTTCGACCGCCATTCTCAACGGCTATGTCCATCCGCGCGTCTCCGGCTACCTGACGGCGCTGGAAGAGCGGCTGAACGGCCGCGGCGTGCCGGCCCGCCCGATGCTGACGAAGTCGAACGGCGGGCTGATGAACGCTGCCGAGGGCAAGCGTGCCTGCGTGAACATGCTGCTGTCGGGAACCGCCTCGGGTGTCATCGGCGCCTCCTGGCTCGCGCGTCAGGCCGGCGAAGACAAGGTGCTCACCCTCGACATCGGCGGGACCTCGGCCGACTTCGCGCTCATCATCGGCGGCGAGGCGCAGTTCGGGACCGGCGAGCTGATCGGCGAATTTCCGCTCCATATCCCGTCGGTGTCGGTAAGCTCGATCGGCGTCGGCGGTGGCTCGATCGCCAGCGTCGATGCGCAGGGCGTGCTGCGGGTCGGGCCGGAGTCGGCGGGCTCGACGCCGGGGCCAGCCTGCTACGGTCGCGGCGGCACGCAGCCGACGGTGACGGACGCCATGGTGGTGTGCGGATGGCTTGGCCACAGCGAGATGGCCTATGGCCAACTCAGGATCGACACCGGGCTGGCGCATCGTGCGGTCGGCACGCTTGCCGCCCGGCTTGGCCGCCCGCTCGAGCAGACCGCGCAGGCGATCCTCGACATCGCGGTGTCGGAAATGTTCGTCGGGGTCGAGAAGCTCGCCTCGCGCGCCGGCGTCGACCTGCGCGATTTCACGCTGATGCCCTTCGGCGGCGGCGGCCCCATGCTCGGCGCCTTCCTCGCGCGCGAGCTCGGCATGAAGCGTGTCATGGCGCCACGCCGCCCCGGCGTGGTGTCGGCACTGGGCGGGCTGGTGGCGGATCTGCGCGGGGACTTCATCCGCACCATTTTCAGCCCGCTATCGGCCGCGTCGCTGCCCGCGATCCGCCAAGCCTTCGAGGTGCTGGCGCAAGAGGGCCGCGACTGGCTCGCGGCGCAGGGGCACGATGCGACCGCGCAACTCAATCTCTCCTGCGACATGCGCTATGTCGGGCAGAGCTATGAGATCGAGGTCGTCCTTTCGCAAGAATGGCTGGCCGACGATGACGCCGCCGGCATCGAGCAAGCCTTCCACCGCACACATGAGCAGCTTTACGATTTCCATGACCCGGAGGGCGCGATCGAGCTTGTGAACGTCCGACTGTCGGCAATAGGCGCAGGTCCGGCGCTCTCCTTCCCGGAGATCGACGAGATCGACACTGCGACCGTTCCGGCGCGCCGGCTGCCTGTCTATACCGGCCTGAGCGTCGAGACCGTCGACCTCCACGACCGGCAGACGCTCGTACCCGGCAGCACCTTCCACGGACCTGCCGTGGTGGTGCAGGAAGACACCACCTTCGTCATTCCTGCGGGGACGCAGGCGCGCGTCGACCGCCATCTCAACCTTCTGCTGACCTTCGCGGAGTGA
- a CDS encoding hydantoinase B/oxoprolinase family protein — MFDRTNLRVLANHARAAAENMAHTLHRTAHSAFVKETQDFTVMLMDRSGATFAVPMELGATWYPGLSYHRAIAMVDDYRPGDVAFTNDPYSGHVATHAPDTHLWKPVFVDGEIVAWTGGHIHNTDMGGAVPASLSRALTEIHQEGIRFPPMKLVREGVFDETILRIMSTNVRKPDLNIGDIKALVGALNTGERKIQAMVRKFGKAGFVEGVAALLDHAEAQARDVLRAMPDGTWEFADYADEDSVEANPCRLKLRLTIKGDEAVLDFTGSDPQLGSSLNVPSGGDPRHTMLLVGVYYVLYTLNPKILLNTGLTRPFTCITPQGSVLNPVHPAAVGMRSLTCARLRSVIFGAFSQAVPERLPAAPAGNNCIVNVMTIDERTSRSVIAAVNPVVGGGGAMPHRDGTNGSGADAAYLKNTPIEITETETPVEFVKYGLAKDSGGAGRWRGGLATEMAFRVFAPDSRITARNRDRSFFRPWGVLGGKAAGLSDMVVNPGSGHERRLGNIDTAVLQPGDVLEIRSAGGGGRGNPHQREPWRVAQDVRRGYVSPQAAESDYGVAIRDGEIDEKATEQLRARQKPSDGHFHFGPERDGYEAQWTSAAYDRLHALLDALPIHWRFFAKTEIFRRMKGRSGPEGVQAAFDAVCERFPELPRPHAVREAAE, encoded by the coding sequence ATGTTCGACCGCACAAACCTTCGGGTTCTGGCCAACCATGCCCGCGCGGCCGCCGAGAACATGGCCCACACGCTGCACCGCACCGCGCACTCCGCCTTCGTCAAGGAGACGCAGGACTTCACGGTGATGCTGATGGACCGTTCAGGGGCAACTTTCGCCGTGCCGATGGAGCTCGGCGCCACCTGGTATCCGGGGCTTTCCTATCACCGCGCGATCGCGATGGTCGACGACTACCGGCCCGGAGACGTCGCCTTCACCAACGATCCCTATTCCGGTCATGTCGCCACGCACGCGCCCGACACGCATCTGTGGAAGCCGGTCTTCGTCGACGGCGAGATCGTCGCCTGGACCGGGGGGCATATCCACAACACCGACATGGGCGGTGCGGTGCCGGCCTCGCTCAGCCGGGCGCTGACGGAAATCCATCAGGAAGGCATCCGTTTCCCGCCCATGAAGCTGGTGCGGGAGGGCGTTTTCGATGAGACGATCCTCCGCATCATGAGCACCAATGTGCGCAAGCCCGACCTCAACATCGGCGACATCAAGGCGCTGGTCGGGGCGCTCAACACCGGTGAGCGCAAGATCCAGGCGATGGTGCGGAAGTTCGGCAAGGCCGGCTTCGTCGAAGGCGTCGCCGCTCTGCTCGATCATGCCGAGGCGCAGGCCCGCGACGTGCTGCGCGCCATGCCCGACGGCACCTGGGAGTTCGCCGACTATGCCGACGAGGATTCGGTCGAGGCCAATCCCTGCCGGCTGAAGCTGAGACTGACGATCAAAGGCGATGAGGCGGTGCTCGACTTCACCGGCTCCGATCCGCAGCTCGGCTCCTCGCTCAACGTGCCTTCGGGAGGCGATCCGCGCCACACCATGCTGCTGGTCGGCGTCTATTACGTGCTCTACACGCTCAACCCGAAGATCCTGCTCAATACCGGCCTGACCCGGCCGTTCACCTGCATCACCCCGCAAGGTTCGGTGCTCAATCCGGTACACCCTGCCGCTGTGGGCATGCGCTCGCTCACCTGCGCCCGGTTGCGTTCGGTCATTTTCGGCGCCTTCTCGCAAGCGGTGCCGGAACGGCTGCCGGCGGCCCCGGCCGGCAACAACTGCATCGTCAACGTGATGACTATCGATGAGCGCACCAGCCGGTCCGTCATCGCGGCGGTTAACCCGGTGGTGGGTGGCGGCGGCGCGATGCCGCATCGCGACGGCACCAACGGGTCGGGCGCCGATGCCGCCTATCTCAAGAACACGCCGATCGAGATCACCGAGACCGAGACCCCGGTCGAATTCGTGAAATACGGGCTGGCCAAGGATAGCGGCGGCGCGGGCCGCTGGCGCGGCGGGCTGGCGACGGAGATGGCCTTCCGGGTCTTTGCCCCTGACTCAAGGATCACGGCGCGCAATCGTGACCGCAGCTTCTTCCGACCTTGGGGCGTGCTGGGCGGCAAGGCGGCCGGCCTGTCGGACATGGTCGTCAATCCGGGCAGCGGCCACGAGCGGCGGCTGGGCAATATCGACACGGCGGTTCTGCAGCCCGGTGACGTGCTCGAGATCCGCTCGGCCGGCGGCGGCGGGCGCGGGAATCCGCATCAGCGCGAGCCTTGGCGGGTCGCGCAGGACGTACGGCGCGGCTATGTCTCGCCGCAAGCGGCCGAGAGCGACTACGGCGTCGCCATCCGCGACGGCGAGATCGACGAGAAGGCGACGGAGCAATTGCGCGCGCGGCAAAAGCCGTCCGACGGACATTTCCATTTCGGTCCGGAGCGCGACGGCTACGAAGCGCAGTGGACGTCCGCTGCCTATGACCGGCTTCACGCTTTGCTGGATGCGCTGCCGATCCACTGGCGGTTCTTTGCCAAGACGGAAATCTTCCGCCGCATGAAAGGCCGCTCCGGGCCGGAGGGCGTGCAGGCAGCCTTCGACGCGGTTTGCGAGCGCTTTCCCGAGCTGCCGCGGCCGCACGCTGTGCGAGAGGCCGCGGAATGA
- a CDS encoding (2Fe-2S)-binding protein, protein MTTAGRIVRLAERDRAEVQFFLDGQMRGALAGDSVLTAMLASGHALRHSEFGPEPRAGFCLMGACQDCWVWQEAGSRLRACTTLVAAGMRLRTTPPENWP, encoded by the coding sequence ATGACCACGGCCGGCCGCATCGTCCGGCTGGCCGAGCGCGACCGGGCAGAGGTGCAGTTCTTTCTTGACGGGCAGATGCGTGGTGCGCTGGCCGGCGACAGCGTGCTGACCGCCATGCTGGCGTCAGGGCACGCGCTGCGGCACTCCGAGTTCGGCCCCGAGCCACGCGCCGGCTTCTGCCTGATGGGGGCCTGCCAGGATTGCTGGGTGTGGCAGGAAGCGGGATCGCGCCTGCGCGCCTGCACAACCCTTGTCGCTGCAGGCATGCGGTTGCGCACGACGCCGCCGGAGAACTGGCCGTGA
- a CDS encoding NAD(P)/FAD-dependent oxidoreductase has product MAVSEAPRIVVVGAGPAGIRAAATLVEAGLHPVVIDEGHRAGGQIYRRPPAGFVRTPEQLYGSEAAKARALHALFDRLAEEGRLTFCAGSSVIAADGRQLHLLGEGGVQVIDYDRLILATGASDRVAPVPGWQHAGVYSLGAAQIALKAQGVALGRRIVLIGSGPLLTLVGAQLVKAGANVAAVLDTSSWRQQMRGLLGLAARPVVALRGLALRMRLGRRYHAGVTPERVEGEGQGVTALRWRDAGGHQRFTPCDMIGLGWHLRAETHLADLAGCAFAYDEQWQQWLPKTDELGRAGNGVYLAGDGVRLLGADGAEIAGRLAAVACLSDLGHRTPSASPDLRKLARLERFARGLARAFPWPAAMVRALPDDAIACRCENVTAGAVRDGADLGGEANRVKSISRVGMGRCQGRYCQLAAAELVAARAGCTPDAVGRFRGQAPVRPVPIGAFLRED; this is encoded by the coding sequence CTGGCCGTGAGCGAGGCGCCGCGGATCGTCGTCGTGGGCGCCGGTCCGGCCGGCATAAGGGCGGCCGCGACGCTGGTCGAGGCCGGGCTTCACCCGGTGGTCATCGACGAGGGGCATCGCGCGGGCGGGCAGATCTATCGCCGCCCGCCTGCCGGATTCGTCCGCACGCCAGAGCAGCTATATGGGTCCGAAGCGGCGAAGGCGCGGGCGCTGCATGCCCTCTTCGACCGGTTGGCCGAAGAGGGGCGGCTCACTTTTTGCGCCGGCAGCTCGGTCATCGCCGCGGATGGAAGGCAACTGCACCTGCTGGGAGAGGGTGGCGTTCAGGTCATCGATTATGACCGCCTGATCCTCGCCACCGGCGCGTCCGACCGAGTCGCTCCGGTCCCTGGCTGGCAGCACGCCGGCGTCTACAGCCTTGGCGCTGCGCAGATTGCGCTCAAGGCGCAGGGCGTGGCCCTTGGGCGGCGGATCGTGCTGATCGGATCGGGGCCCTTGCTGACGCTGGTCGGCGCGCAGCTTGTCAAGGCTGGGGCCAATGTGGCGGCGGTGCTCGATACCTCCTCCTGGCGCCAGCAGATGCGGGGCCTCTTGGGGCTGGCCGCCCGGCCAGTGGTGGCGTTGCGCGGCCTGGCCCTGCGGATGAGGCTCGGCCGCCGCTATCATGCCGGCGTGACGCCCGAGCGGGTCGAGGGCGAGGGGCAGGGTGTCACCGCCTTGCGCTGGCGCGATGCCGGCGGACACCAGCGTTTCACACCTTGCGACATGATAGGCCTGGGCTGGCACCTGCGGGCGGAGACGCATCTGGCCGACCTTGCGGGATGCGCCTTCGCCTATGACGAACAGTGGCAACAGTGGCTGCCGAAGACCGACGAGTTGGGCCGGGCCGGCAATGGAGTTTACCTTGCAGGCGACGGTGTCCGTCTTCTTGGGGCGGACGGAGCGGAGATCGCGGGACGACTGGCTGCGGTGGCGTGCCTTTCCGATCTCGGGCATCGAACCCCCTCGGCCAGCCCCGATCTGCGCAAGCTGGCGCGGCTGGAACGCTTTGCCCGCGGGCTGGCCCGCGCCTTCCCGTGGCCGGCCGCGATGGTGCGGGCACTCCCCGACGACGCGATCGCCTGCCGCTGCGAGAACGTGACCGCCGGAGCCGTCCGCGACGGCGCGGATCTCGGCGGCGAGGCCAACAGGGTCAAATCAATATCACGGGTCGGCATGGGGCGTTGTCAGGGGCGCTATTGCCAACTGGCGGCTGCCGAACTCGTCGCAGCGAGAGCCGGCTGCACGCCCGACGCCGTCGGCCGGTTCCGTGGGCAGGCTCCTGTCCGGCCCGTGCCCATCGGCGCATTTCTGCGGGAAGACTGA
- a CDS encoding FAD-binding oxidoreductase: MRAPLQQIETSSELPRSADAVVIGGGIVGVFAAYYLARRGVKVALVEKGHIGAEQSCRNWGWCRQQNRDARELPMATRSLDLWDSFAAETGEDTGFRRCGLLYLSNDEAELAGWARWRDFARTAGVTTHMLDGAEASERGRATGRSWKGGVFSPSDGTADPSQAAPAVARAILKLGGSVNQNCAARGLETEGGRLSGVVTENGTIRTKAAILAGGAWASSFCHQVGFRFPQASIRSSIMSVSPGAEGLPDALHTAKISSTRRGDGGYTLAISGRGRVDVTPQQLRFSPQFLPMFLKRWRSLAPGGLEGMRSGHETLQRWRLDQPTPMERMRILDPAVDQGTIRLIHARALDLLPALRKTRISAAWAGYVDSTPDGVPAIGEIQTVPGFILAAGFSGHGFGIGPGAGHLLADLLTGSEPIVDPKSYDPQRFDASAWGKVADF; this comes from the coding sequence ATGCGCGCGCCGCTGCAGCAAATCGAGACGTCCAGCGAACTGCCGCGATCCGCGGATGCGGTGGTGATCGGCGGCGGCATCGTCGGCGTCTTCGCGGCCTACTACCTGGCGCGGCGCGGCGTGAAGGTCGCGCTCGTCGAAAAGGGCCATATCGGCGCCGAGCAGTCCTGCAGGAATTGGGGGTGGTGCCGGCAGCAGAACCGCGACGCCCGCGAGCTGCCGATGGCGACCCGCAGCCTCGATCTGTGGGACAGCTTTGCGGCGGAAACCGGCGAGGACACCGGCTTCCGCCGCTGCGGCCTGCTCTATCTCAGCAATGACGAGGCGGAGCTGGCCGGCTGGGCGCGCTGGCGCGACTTCGCCAGGACCGCCGGCGTCACCACGCATATGCTGGACGGCGCCGAAGCCAGCGAGCGTGGCCGCGCCACGGGCCGGAGCTGGAAAGGCGGCGTCTTCTCGCCGAGCGACGGCACGGCCGATCCGTCGCAGGCTGCGCCCGCCGTCGCCCGCGCCATCCTCAAGCTCGGCGGCAGCGTCAACCAGAATTGCGCCGCGCGCGGCCTCGAAACCGAGGGCGGACGCCTGAGCGGCGTGGTCACGGAAAACGGCACGATCCGCACCAAGGCGGCGATCCTGGCCGGCGGTGCCTGGGCGTCCTCCTTTTGCCATCAAGTCGGCTTCCGCTTTCCCCAAGCCTCGATCCGCTCCTCCATCATGTCGGTCTCGCCCGGTGCCGAGGGCCTGCCGGACGCGCTGCACACAGCGAAGATCTCGTCCACGCGGCGCGGCGACGGCGGCTACACACTCGCCATAAGCGGACGCGGACGCGTCGACGTGACGCCGCAGCAGCTGCGCTTCTCCCCCCAGTTCCTACCGATGTTCCTGAAGCGCTGGCGCAGCCTCGCGCCCGGCGGGCTGGAGGGTATGCGCTCGGGCCACGAAACGCTCCAACGCTGGCGGCTCGACCAACCGACTCCGATGGAACGGATGCGCATTCTCGACCCGGCCGTGGACCAGGGAACCATTCGCCTGATCCACGCTCGCGCGCTCGACCTCTTGCCGGCACTGCGCAAGACCAGGATCAGCGCGGCGTGGGCCGGCTACGTCGACAGCACCCCGGACGGCGTGCCCGCCATCGGCGAAATCCAAACCGTGCCGGGTTTCATCCTGGCTGCCGGATTTTCGGGACACGGCTTCGGCATCGGTCCCGGCGCCGGGCACCTGCTTGCCGATCTCCTGACCGGGTCGGAACCGATCGTCGATCCGAAATCCTACGATCCGCAGCGCTTCGACGCTTCGGCCTGGGGCAAGGTTGCCGACTTCTGA
- a CDS encoding Lrp/AsnC family transcriptional regulator: MKLDRIDIKILHELQKNGRITNVELAELVHLSPSPCLMRVKKLQSEGYIEGYSAQVNIGKLGQTLTVFTEITLKNHRQVDFARFLAVVEKIDQVIECHLVSGGYDYLMKFVTSGIGEYQTIMERLTDMDIGIDKYFSFVVLKSPIVKAHMPLPSLFPM, encoded by the coding sequence GTGAAACTGGATCGGATCGACATCAAGATTCTGCACGAGCTGCAGAAGAACGGCCGTATCACCAATGTGGAATTGGCGGAACTGGTGCATCTGTCGCCGAGCCCCTGCCTGATGCGGGTCAAGAAGCTCCAGTCGGAGGGCTACATCGAGGGCTATTCCGCGCAGGTCAATATCGGCAAGCTCGGCCAGACGCTGACCGTGTTCACCGAAATCACCTTGAAGAACCACCGCCAGGTGGACTTCGCCCGCTTCCTTGCCGTGGTGGAGAAGATCGACCAGGTCATCGAGTGCCACCTCGTCTCGGGCGGCTACGACTACCTGATGAAGTTCGTGACCTCCGGCATCGGCGAATACCAGACGATCATGGAGCGGCTGACCGACATGGACATCGGCATCGACAAGTATTTCAGCTTCGTGGTGCTGAAGTCGCCCATCGTCAAGGCGCACATGCCGCTGCCCAGCCTGTTCCCGATGTAG
- a CDS encoding ABC transporter ATP-binding protein, whose product MTNLVEVRNLRIEATTDAGRLVEIIKGVSLDIADGEIVALIGESGSGKTTVALSLMGYARPGCRITQGEINVNGRNMAALSEKDCAKFRGTDIAYVPQSAAASFNPSATIMEQVIEVTRIHGLMPPEQARRRAVELFRALSLPDPEGIGARYPHQVSGGQLQRLSAAMALIGDPKLVIFDEPTTALDVTTQIDVLKAFKSVMRAGGIAGVYVSHDLAVVAQIADRIVVLKGGEVQETGTTAEILSAARHPYTRELLAAFEPKPRQAQADAGTKPLLSIDNLTAGYGPLREDGLPRIRAVDSVSLVVQTSRNLGIIGESGCGKSTLARVIAGIHPAAAGDIVFDGKQLERAAKKRSQDQLREMQIVFQYADTALNPAKPVEDIISRPLAFYHGLDRQARSKRVDELLDMVRLPRALRYRHPSELSGGQKQRVNFARALAANPKLIICDEITSALDTVVASAVIELLKELQRELGLSYIFISHDLSVVEAICDEIMVMYNGERVEQITPDKVKAPAHPYSKLLFSSVPKLDPTWLDGLVRDPELVSQYGHR is encoded by the coding sequence ATGACCAATCTCGTCGAGGTCAGGAACCTGAGGATCGAGGCGACGACCGACGCCGGACGTCTGGTCGAGATCATCAAGGGCGTCAGCCTGGACATAGCCGACGGCGAGATCGTTGCGCTGATCGGCGAGAGCGGCTCCGGCAAGACCACGGTGGCGCTGTCGCTGATGGGCTACGCGCGGCCGGGTTGCCGGATCACCCAGGGCGAGATCAATGTCAACGGCCGGAACATGGCTGCGCTCTCCGAAAAGGACTGCGCCAAGTTCCGCGGCACCGATATCGCCTATGTTCCGCAAAGTGCCGCAGCCTCCTTCAACCCCTCGGCCACGATCATGGAGCAGGTGATCGAGGTGACGCGCATCCACGGCCTGATGCCGCCCGAGCAGGCGCGACGGCGCGCGGTCGAGCTGTTCAGGGCCTTGTCGCTGCCAGATCCGGAAGGGATCGGCGCCCGCTATCCGCACCAGGTCTCGGGCGGGCAATTGCAGCGCCTGTCGGCGGCAATGGCGCTCATTGGCGATCCCAAGCTGGTCATCTTCGATGAGCCGACGACGGCGCTCGACGTGACGACGCAGATCGACGTGCTCAAGGCATTCAAGTCGGTCATGCGCGCGGGCGGAATAGCGGGCGTCTACGTCTCCCACGACCTCGCGGTCGTCGCGCAGATCGCCGATCGCATCGTGGTGCTGAAGGGCGGCGAAGTGCAGGAGACCGGCACCACGGCCGAAATTCTCTCTGCTGCCCGGCACCCCTACACCCGCGAACTGCTGGCCGCCTTCGAACCGAAGCCCCGGCAGGCGCAAGCGGATGCCGGAACGAAGCCGCTGCTGAGCATCGACAATCTGACGGCGGGCTATGGACCGCTGCGCGAGGACGGACTGCCGCGCATCCGCGCCGTCGACTCGGTCAGTCTGGTCGTGCAGACGAGCCGCAACCTTGGCATCATCGGCGAATCCGGCTGCGGAAAATCGACCCTGGCGCGAGTGATCGCCGGCATTCATCCGGCGGCAGCCGGCGACATCGTTTTCGACGGCAAGCAACTGGAACGCGCCGCCAAGAAACGCAGCCAGGATCAGCTGCGCGAGATGCAGATCGTTTTCCAGTATGCCGATACCGCGCTCAATCCAGCCAAGCCGGTCGAGGACATCATTTCCCGTCCGCTCGCCTTCTATCACGGGCTCGACAGGCAGGCGCGCTCGAAGCGTGTCGATGAACTGCTCGACATGGTGCGCCTGCCGAGGGCATTGCGCTATCGTCATCCATCGGAGCTGTCGGGCGGCCAGAAGCAGCGCGTGAACTTTGCGCGCGCGCTGGCGGCAAATCCCAAGCTCATCATTTGCGACGAGATCACATCGGCGCTCGACACGGTGGTGGCATCCGCCGTGATCGAGCTGCTCAAGGAGCTGCAGCGGGAGCTCGGGCTTTCCTACATTTTCATCAGCCACGACCTTTCGGTCGTCGAGGCGATCTGCGACGAGATCATGGTCATGTACAATGGCGAGCGGGTGGAGCAGATCACGCCCGACAAGGTGAAGGCGCCCGCCCACCCCTATTCCAAGCTTCTGTTCTCCTCCGTGCCCAAGCTCGACCCGACCTGGCTCGACGGCCTCGTCCGCGACCCGGAGCTCGTCAGCCAGTACGGCCACCGCTAA